The following are from one region of the Acidobacteriota bacterium genome:
- the clpP gene encoding ATP-dependent Clp endopeptidase proteolytic subunit ClpP has product MLVPMVIEQTGRGERAYDIYSRLLRDNIIFIGTPIDDTIANLVIAQMLFLAQEDPEKDIQLYINSPGGSITAGMAIYDTMQYVKNDVTTICIGQAASMAALLLASGENKKRLALPNSRILIHQPSMGGLSGQATDIDIHAREILRMREITNQLLAKHSGQKIDKVEKDVERDFIMNAQQAKEYGIIDDIIYKTK; this is encoded by the coding sequence ATGCTGGTACCTATGGTGATCGAGCAGACCGGACGAGGCGAACGCGCCTACGATATTTACTCCCGGCTGCTCCGCGACAACATCATTTTCATCGGCACACCGATTGACGACACCATCGCCAACCTGGTGATCGCACAAATGCTTTTCCTGGCCCAGGAAGACCCCGAGAAAGACATCCAGCTCTACATCAATTCTCCGGGTGGATCGATCACAGCCGGCATGGCCATTTACGACACCATGCAGTATGTGAAAAACGATGTCACCACGATCTGTATCGGACAGGCAGCGTCCATGGCGGCACTACTATTAGCCTCCGGTGAGAACAAAAAGCGACTGGCTCTGCCCAACTCGCGAATTTTGATCCACCAACCTTCGATGGGTGGACTTTCCGGCCAAGCGACCGATATAGACATACACGCGCGCGAAATTTTACGCATGCGGGAGATTACTAATCAGTTACTGGCTAAGCACAGCGGTCAAAAGATCGATAAGGTAGAAAAGGATGTAGAGCGCGATTTCATCATGAACGCGCAGCAGGCGAAGGAATACGGAATCATCGACGATATCATCTACAAGACCAAGTAA